The genomic interval TTCTTCGGGGGGAAAGGCTTTACCGACCTGCCGGTCGTTCTGCCCGACCGACAAGTCACTATCACGTACATCCCCCTTGACCGGCTTGCCGCCCACCAGGATAGTCTGCGCAGCGGCGACATTGTGGCGCTCATCCAAGACCGGCCGGACATTTTCTCTGCGCATATGCTCCTCGTCATCCGCGACCAGCGCGGCCTCTTTTTCCGTCACGCCAGCATGAGCGCCGGACGGGTGGTGGATGTCCCCTTTGCGGACTATGTTGCCGGACTGATGAAGAATCCGCGCTACATGGGGATGAGCTTCATGCGCGTGCGGGAGCAGATCGCTTGGCAGGACGAACCCTGCACCCACGGCAAGTTTCTTTTGCCCAAGGAGTGACCCCACCCGACACAGCAATTGAGCCGGCTTTTCACCACCCGCCTATGCTCACAGCCAAGGCACAGTAAGCTAAGGCGGTGACGAGTCGCCGAGCTACTTGGTGAGCATCTCGTCCACCCGCGCGAAGCTATAGCCGCGCCGCTGCACTTGCTCTATCAGTGACCCCAGGTGCAGGTAGACTTTATCGTGGCGTTGGGCTCCGAGATGGAGCAGCAGAAAGAAGCCGTTCAGCCCGTGTGGGTCGCGCTCCTCGTAGGCGAGAATATCCCGAAGGATCACATCCCCTGGCACAAATCCCGCCTGCCCCTCCGGGATCCAATCACGGTTTGACCCACTTCCAGGAGTAAAATTGAAGAGCACCACCCCCATCTGATTTGCCCAACGGACCTGGTCTTCGTTGTACCACTCATAGGGAGGAATGAAGAAAATCGGCCGGCCATCTTGAAGGGCACCGATCTCTTGGAGCTCCTTGATGTTGCGCGACAAGTCCTCCCGGAAAAATTCCTCGTTGACAAGCGTCCTTGAACGGTCTTCCCACGCGCAGTAGAGAGGATGGCTGTGGGAGTGCGGGCCAACGTAGTGCCCTTCCTTGCGCATGCGCTTCACTAGGGCGCGCCGCTCGGGCGAAGCCATGAATGAGCCGGTCACAAAGAATGAGGCCTTGATGTTGAACTGCCGCAATGTGGCGAGAATGTGTTCCGTTCCTTCCCCATAGTCCCCGCCGGTGAAGACCAGCGCCAGCACGGGCCGCGAGGTATCACCGCGGATGATCCCGCCGTGGACGTGCTCCCACCTCGCATCATTCTGAATGCGGAGAGCACGTTCGGCTTGGTCCTGACAGCCCAAAACAGCCATGAGGCCGCAAAGGAAAAAGGCGGGCACGCACCAGTTTCGCCTGCTGCACACCCGCCTGCTTTTGTTCGCCTCAGGAGAGGAGCGCCTCATTAGGCCTTGGTTGCTCCCTGTGCCTTCTGGTTGAGCGCCTTGCGCCGCCGCACCGCCTCAAGCCGCATAAAGTCCTTGGCCTCGTCGTTCCGGTCGATGGTCACTTGATCGATGGCGTGGTCGGTGCCTCCTGCATGGCGCACCACCTCGTAGATAGGCTCCCACACTCGACCGATGCGATACCGCTCTGAGATGCGCAGCACCAGGTCATAGTCCTCGCCATAGTTGCGCGCCGATGGCGAGTCGTTGGTGCCAAACCCGCCCAGTTCCTTGATCACCTTGATGTGCGCGGCACGTGGCGCCCCCGCGCCGTTGATGCGCAAGAGGTTGTTGCGTCCATTGCGCTCAGTCCACTCATCGTGCGTCACCACCGGGATCGACTCCATGCGCGACAGCGCGCCGGTGTGCTCGTCCTTCTGCCATACCTCGTAAGAGCCGATGACCATGCCGATGCGCCGGTCCGAGTTGAACACCGCAAGGAGCTTTTCCACGGCGTCGGGCTTCAGTCGATCGTCCGAGTCAAGCTGCACGTAGTACTTGCCACGCGCCACCTGCAACCCGCGGTTTAGGCAGTAGCCGATGTTGTTAATATCTTCGACCAAGAGGGTCACCTTGGGCTTGTGCGGATCGTACTTGGCGCCTCCGGGCAGGTAGGGACGCACGCCTTCGATCGTGGGGTCATCCTTGCCGCCGTTGACAACGACAATCACTTCTACGTTCTGCACAGTCTGCGCCTGCACACTTTCAATGGCTGTGCCGATGAACTCCTTGCGGTTGAACACCGGAATGACCACGCTGGCAATGCAATCGCTGAATTGTTTCTCTTCAGCGCGGGTGTAGGTCACCTCCTGGTAGTGTGCGCCGGGGGACAAATAGGCACCAATTCTTTTCAAGTGCTCGGTGAGCGCGTGCTCCATTTCCAGCTGCACCTCTTTGCTCGCCAGCAGATAGTCGAACACGTTGTGCTTCACTGCAGGGGCCTTCACCACGTAGGCATGGCCATTGCGCGCAGCCGCCACGTGGACCAGGCGGTAGCGGGTGGCGACCCTCAGGCGCAGGTCATACAAGTCGGCGGCGGCATACTTCTCGTTCAGCCCGCCGAGTTTCCTCAAA from candidate division KSB1 bacterium carries:
- a CDS encoding polysaccharide deacetylase family protein produces the protein MAVLGCQDQAERALRIQNDARWEHVHGGIIRGDTSRPVLALVFTGGDYGEGTEHILATLRQFNIKASFFVTGSFMASPERRALVKRMRKEGHYVGPHSHSHPLYCAWEDRSRTLVNEEFFREDLSRNIKELQEIGALQDGRPIFFIPPYEWYNEDQVRWANQMGVVLFNFTPGSGSNRDWIPEGQAGFVPGDVILRDILAYEERDPHGLNGFFLLLHLGAQRHDKVYLHLGSLIEQVQRRGYSFARVDEMLTK
- a CDS encoding glycosyltransferase, with the translated sequence MKKISVVMQYQEGLSYSDAELNESVLSLVNQNYPHWELILVDSRGANAARPPLVEDARIVHVPGVFKNRAQAINAALGRATGEAVLLVDNVRAQVAFRASTLELLLMAAARHRDAGMVYADYRLVAADGTERDVHLLGHHEGRLRDNQDYGPVWLLPRAVLRKLGGLNEKYAAADLYDLRLRVATRYRLVHVAAARNGHAYVVKAPAVKHNVFDYLLASKEVQLEMEHALTEHLKRIGAYLSPGAHYQEVTYTRAEEKQFSDCIASVVIPVFNRKEFIGTAIESVQAQTVQNVEVIVVVNGGKDDPTIEGVRPYLPGGAKYDPHKPKVTLLVEDINNIGYCLNRGLQVARGKYYVQLDSDDRLKPDAVEKLLAVFNSDRRIGMVIGSYEVWQKDEHTGALSRMESIPVVTHDEWTERNGRNNLLRINGAGAPRAAHIKVIKELGGFGTNDSPSARNYGEDYDLVLRISERYRIGRVWEPIYEVVRHAGGTDHAIDQVTIDRNDEAKDFMRLEAVRRRKALNQKAQGATKA